From the Anopheles coustani chromosome X, idAnoCousDA_361_x.2, whole genome shotgun sequence genome, one window contains:
- the LOC131269526 gene encoding uncharacterized protein LOC131269526 isoform X1 produces MRKTWVKRDNIYYKPFYKQKLKLTLIGVIGMGILFFAYQLVYISQLLPLETAPAGPKSRPLTANSNDNPIASPELVGRADAARNDGGGQHERAHQLAGPELASVNGTAAIRAGPLGDTKFAYVEKIGSYERKILRGIRLSDLDRYSERPQLVAFRCLASGREIPWQRVNDDYCDCPEDGSDEPSTNACQDGRFYCRFQKRHNTGRGTDLFVPSAWVNDGVCDCCDGSDEWLTSAAPGRPGACRNVCKTKYFL; encoded by the exons ATGCGCAAAACATGGGTTAAGCGAGACAACATTTACTACAAGCCGTTCTACAAGCAGAAGCTGAAGCTCACCCTGATCGGCGTGATTGGCATGGGCATCCTGTTTTTCGCGTACCAGCTCGTGTACATCAGTCAGTTGCTACCGCTGGAGACGGCTCCGGCGGGACCGAAATCTCGCCCATTAACAGCAAATAGTAATGATAATCCCATTGCTTCGCCAGAACTGGTGGGACGGGCGGACGCGGCACGGAACGATGGTGGTGGTCAGCATGAGCGGGCCCATCAGCTGGCCGGACCGGAGCTGGCTTCCGTCAATGGGACGGCGGCGATCCGGGCAGGGCCGTTGGGTGACACCAAGTTTGCGTACGTGGAGAAAATAGGAAGCTACGAGCGAAAGATCCTCCG TGGCATCCGATTGTCGGACCTGGACCGCTACTCGGAGCGACCGCAGCTGGTCGCGTTCCGGTGCCTTGCCTCAGGGCGCGAAATACCTTGGCAGCGGGTGAACGACGACTACTGCGACTGCCCGGAGGACGGTAGCGACGAGCCGAGCACGAACGCCTGCCAGGATGGTCGCTTCTACTGCCGCTTCCAAAAGCGCCACAACACGGGCCGCGGCACGGATCTGTTCGTACCGAGCGCCTGGGTTAACGATGGCGTTTGCGATTGCTGTGATGGTTCCGACGAGTGGCTGACCAGCGCCGCACCAGGCCGGCCCGGCGCGTGTCGGAACGTTTGTAAGACTAAATACTTTTTGTAA
- the LOC131269523 gene encoding TWiK family of potassium channels protein 7, which produces MASPQKSPNDRVNSDLLEHFQKIDVKRVKEPETFTDRVANFCNRWHIKKVLSHLGLLVSLAAYCGVGGYIFREFEKPAEVARTQDLRKLLIEQRQEFINSTTLYVSNTVVDNLDLLLARKLEQYEKVVQDAAQGGITINATQNFPVSVEKWSLLQAVFFASTVITTIGYGNIVPVTLGGRVFCMLFALIGIPFTLTVIADWGRLFASAVSTLAKNVPVLPLARFCPDVGIKMTDKKRLYAVGAVCFLGVYLAAGTGLLLLWEEDWSFFDGYYFCFITMTTIGFGDLVPSKPNYMLLCTLYILVGLALTSTIIELVRRQYAQSWQKLQALSGPLADTLRRLGESAGTGIDVTALHNDLRRVLTVVSMPRRHGNKKAQAKEMAALEAITNAILQDIKEKQDNQEGPAKMVQIVIYESSV; this is translated from the exons ATGGCCAGTCCGCAAAAATCGCCGAACGATCGGGTGAACAGCGACCTGCTGGAGCACTTCCAGAAAATCGACGTGAAGCGGGTGAAGGAGCCGGAAACGTTCACTGATCGCGTCGCCAACTTCTGCAACCGGTGGCACATCAAGAAGGTGCTGTCGCACCTCGGCCTGCTGGTGTCACTAGCCGCCTACTGCGGTGTCGGAGGATAC ATATTTCGAGAGTTCGAAAAGCCGGCCGAGGTGGCGCGAACGCAGGATCTCCGGAAGCTGTTGATCGAGCAGCGCCAGGAGTTTATCAACTCAACCACGCTTTATGTGAGCAACACGGTCGTGGACAACCTGGATCTGCTGCTAGCGCGCAAGCTAGAGCAGTATGAAAAG GTGGTGCAGGACGCAGCACAGGGAGGCATCACGATCAATGCCACTCAGAACTTCCCGGTATCGGTAGAAAAGTGGAGTCTACTGCAAGCCGTATTCTTCGCCTCTACCGTAATAACAACCATCG GTTATGGCAACATAGTCCCAGTCACGCTCGGTGGCAGGGTGTTCTGTATGCTGTTCGCCCTGATCGGGATCCCATTCACGCTAACCGTGATTGCCGACTGGGGTCGACTGTTTGCGAGTGCCGTCTCAACGCTGGCGAAAAACGTTCCGGTCCTTCCGCTGGCAA GGTTCTGCCCTGATGTCGGCATTAAGATGACGGACAAAAAGAGGCTGTACGCTGTCGGTGCGGTTTGCTTTCTCGGCGTGTACCTGGCGGCCGGTACcgggctgttgctgctgtgggAGGAGGACTGGAGCTTCTTCGATGGTTACTACTTCTGCTTCatcacgatgacgacgatcgGCTTCGGCGATCTGGTGCCAA GTAAACCGAACTATATGCTCCTGTGCACGTTGTACATTCTGGTGGGCTTGGCGCTGACCAGTACGATCATCGAGCTGGTACGAAGACAGTACGCCCAGAGCTGGCAAAAGCTGCAG GCACTCTCAGGGCCGTTGGCCGATACGCTGCGCCGTTTGGGTGAGTCCGCTGGAACCGGCATCGATGTGACCGCCCTGCACAACGACCTACGGCGCGTGCTCACCGTCGTCTCCATGCCCCGACGCCACGGCAACAAGAAGGCTCAGGCGAAGGAGATGGCGGCGCTGGAGGCGATCACCAACGCGATCCTGCAGGACATCAAGGAAAAGCAGGACAACCAGGAGGGCCCAGCCAAGATGGTGCAGATCGTCATCTACGAATCGTCCGTCTGA
- the LOC131269526 gene encoding uncharacterized protein LOC131269526 isoform X2: protein MRKTWVKRDNIYYKPFYKQKLKLTLIGVIGMGILFFAYQLVYIKLVGRADAARNDGGGQHERAHQLAGPELASVNGTAAIRAGPLGDTKFAYVEKIGSYERKILRGIRLSDLDRYSERPQLVAFRCLASGREIPWQRVNDDYCDCPEDGSDEPSTNACQDGRFYCRFQKRHNTGRGTDLFVPSAWVNDGVCDCCDGSDEWLTSAAPGRPGACRNVCKTKYFL, encoded by the exons ATGCGCAAAACATGGGTTAAGCGAGACAACATTTACTACAAGCCGTTCTACAAGCAGAAGCTGAAGCTCACCCTGATCGGCGTGATTGGCATGGGCATCCTGTTTTTCGCGTACCAGCTCGTGTACATCA AACTGGTGGGACGGGCGGACGCGGCACGGAACGATGGTGGTGGTCAGCATGAGCGGGCCCATCAGCTGGCCGGACCGGAGCTGGCTTCCGTCAATGGGACGGCGGCGATCCGGGCAGGGCCGTTGGGTGACACCAAGTTTGCGTACGTGGAGAAAATAGGAAGCTACGAGCGAAAGATCCTCCG TGGCATCCGATTGTCGGACCTGGACCGCTACTCGGAGCGACCGCAGCTGGTCGCGTTCCGGTGCCTTGCCTCAGGGCGCGAAATACCTTGGCAGCGGGTGAACGACGACTACTGCGACTGCCCGGAGGACGGTAGCGACGAGCCGAGCACGAACGCCTGCCAGGATGGTCGCTTCTACTGCCGCTTCCAAAAGCGCCACAACACGGGCCGCGGCACGGATCTGTTCGTACCGAGCGCCTGGGTTAACGATGGCGTTTGCGATTGCTGTGATGGTTCCGACGAGTGGCTGACCAGCGCCGCACCAGGCCGGCCCGGCGCGTGTCGGAACGTTTGTAAGACTAAATACTTTTTGTAA